TTCCGCACCGTCTACGGAACAGAGAGCGGCGCCTTCCACACCCGTCTGCCGGAAAAGCAGGCGCTGGAACAGCTAAATACTTCCATACGGGGAATCGCGGGCGGCCTGCTGAAAAAAGACCACCAGGTTATCTTAAACAGCCTTCATTCCGTTTTTCAGATCATCGGGCAGGAACAGTTTTCGCTTCCTGCCCTGGAATCCGCGCTCTCCTCCCTGCTCTCTGCCGCCATCGAATACGCAGTCCACAGCGGAATCGAACTCTTCTCAGGCAGCGGCGGCTCCGCCTATACCGCGGCCGGAATCATCTATCACGGATGCAGCTTGGGTGAAATCGAAGAAAAATATACGAATCTCTTTCTCTCGCTCCCCGGGAGCCGGGAGATGGA
This Anaerotignum faecicola DNA region includes the following protein-coding sequences:
- a CDS encoding DNA-binding response regulator, giving the protein GNLSGCLLSGKSGCVQVTDIYNHQVLIIPQTQLPFGPDHFLGRLSAAALENFSKDIVCGYGNGEDGLAAAISSAYQTALQFFTFRTVYGTESGAFHTRLPEKQALEQLNTSIRGIAGGLLKKDHQVILNSLHSVFQIIGQEQFSLPALESALSSLLSAAIEYAVHSGIELFSGSGGSAYTAAGIIYHGCSLGEIEEKYTNLFLSLPGSREM